GTGGACCTGCCACAGGACGAGACCGGCGGCGTCGGCCTGGACGTCATCGCCGAGATTTCCAAGTCCCTCTCCGACATCCTGGACAACGATCCCAGCACCGACGCACGCCCGTACGAGCTTGAGGTCTCCTCGCCCGGCGTCGGACGCCCCCTGACCGAAGAGCGGCACTGGCACCGGGCCCGCGGCCGGATGGTTAAGGTTAATGTCCTGCAGGGTGAGAACGTCACAGGCCGGGTCCGGTCAGTCGATGACGCAGGCGTCACGCTGGTCCCGGAGATCACGGTCAAAAAAGGGATGAAGCCCAAGCAGGGCGAGCCCATGAAACTTCCTTTCGACAGGATCCGCAGTGGAAAAGTCGAGATAGAGTTCAGCCACCTCGAAGAGGCCGGTCTGGAGAACGCACACAATGGACCTTCCGAGGAGGCCTAATGGATATTGACATGAGCGCACTGAGACTCCTGGAGCGTGAGCGTGAAATCCCGCTGGATCTCCTGATTCCGACAATCGAGCAGGCCCTGCTGGTGGCATACCACAAAACAGCGGGTGCCTTTGAGACGGCGCGCGCCGAGCTGGACCGCAAAAGCGGACACGTGACCATCTGGGCCACCGAGATTGACGACGACGGCGCGCCGATCGGTGAATTCGAGGACACCCCGGCGGGCTTTGGCCGCATTGCCGCCAGTACCGCACGGCAAATCATCCTGCAGCGCCTGCGCGACGCCGAAGACGACAACGTGCTGGGCCAGTTCAAGGGCCGCGAGGGCGAGCTGGTTGCCGGCACCATCCAGCAGGGCAACAACCCGCACATGATCCAGGTCAACCTGGGCACTGTGGAGGCACTCCTGCCGCCGCCGGAGCAGGTGCCGGGGGAGAAATACACCCACGGCAACCGGCTCCGCGCGTTCGTGATCGACGTGCACCGCGGTACCAAGGGCCCGTCGATCACGCTGTCCCGCTCGCACCCGGGCCTCGTTCGGAAGCTCTTCGAAATGGAAGTTCCGGAAATCGCGGACCACTCGGTGGAAATCGTCGCCTTGGCCCGCGAAGCCGGGCACCGGACCAAAATGGCCGTCAAAGCCAACATGCCCGGGATCAATGCCAAGGGTGCCTGCATCGGTGAAATGGGTTCGCGCGTTCGTGCGGTCATGAACGAACTCAACGACGAAAAGATCGACATTGTTGACTACAGTGACGACCCGGCCACGTTCATTGCCAGCGCACTGTCCCCGTCCCGGGTGAATTCCGTCACGATCACTGACGAGGCAACCCGCTCGGCGCGCGTAGTGGTGCCGGACTACCAGCTCTCCCTCGCCATCGGCAAGGAGGGCCAGAATGCCCGCCTCGCCGCCAAGCTCACCGGCTGGCGGATCGACATCGTCTCCGATGCTGCGGTCAACCGCGACAAATAGGGCTGACCCCGCGGTCACCGTCCGCCGGCGCTGGAAGTTCGGCCCGGATCGGGCCCACCGCCGGCGTTCGTGGCCCCTTCAGTTCGGGGCCCGGGCGCTGGAGGGGCTAGAATAGACATGACCGCGCCTTACGGCCGGTATCCGCGTGTCCTTGACGCGTCCGGGCTTGGTTCCGGCGAAGGTGTCCTTACGGGCCCTTGGCTATGCTGGCCCGGTCCCTGGACGGCAGATATGTACTGGCAGGAAGATTCTCGTAAGTGGCACAAGTGCAACACCTCGAGCATCAGCCGCAGCGTACCTGCATCGGATGCCGGAAGACGGGCGCCCGGTCAGAGCTTCTCCGGCTCGTCATCGATGGCAGCGGTTCATCCGCCGTCATAGTCGATGAACGCCGCCGGATGGCTGGCCGGGGTGCATGGCTGCACCCCAGCGAAAAGTGCCTGGCACTGGCGGTCAAACGTCGAGCGTTCGGACGCGCCCTCAACGGTGCTGCCGGAACAGCCGACGTTGAACGCCGGATCATGGCAGGCACGCAAGCCGTGGACACCCCGGTGGCCGCAGCAACAACCGTCCAACCTGAAAGCGGGTCAGAAAACTGATGGAAACCCGATGAGTTCCCAGCGATGAGTGCGCAACGATGACATCTTTGTTGCGCTCTGGAATGGACCTTTCAGCTGCACTCGCGGCGGAGGTCCGCAGTAAGAAGTAGACGGTTCGTGCCTGGCTCGGTGCGGACCGAGACAGGAGAAATGTGGCCAAGGTCCGCGTACATGAGCTTGCTAAAGAGCTCGGTATTACTTCCAAAGATGCAGTAACCAAACTGCAGGAACTGGGCGAATTCGTTCGCTCGGCCTCTTCCACCATTGAGGCCCCCGTTGTGAGGAAACTCCGCAACGCGTTCCCCGACGCAGCATCGGCAGCCAAGTCCGAAGCACCCGCGTCCACACCCAAGGCGCCCGCCAGCCCCGCCGCAACCGTTCCGGCGCCTGCGCCGGGCCCGGCTGCCCCGAAGGCTGCGGACACCACAAAGACTGAAGCTCCGGCTCCGGCCGCAGCTGCTCCGGCACCCAGTGCCCCCCAGGCGGCTCCGGCCGCTGCACCGGCGGCACCGGCTGCTCAGGCTCCGAGTGCGCCGGCTGCGCCCAGCACGGGCGCCAAGCCCGGCGCGCGTCCGGCACCCAAGGCTGAAACCCCGGCTGCTCCGGCACGCCAGGGCGGCTCGGCACCTCGCCCGGGCGGCCCCCGTCCCGGCAACAACCCCTTTGCTACCTCCCAGGGCATGCCCCGGGGCCGCGGCGGAGACAACGAACGTCCCTCGCGTCCGGGTAACAACCCATTCGCTCCTTCCCAGGGCATGCCGCGTCCGGGCGGGAACCGCACCGAGGGCGAGCGCCCCGGCGGCCCCCGTCCCGCAGCAGGCGCTGGTGGTCCCCGTCCGGGTGCTCCCCGCACCGGCGGCGCCCCGGGTGCACGCCCGGGCGCTCCTCGTCCGGCCGGCGCAGCAGGCGCCGGACGTCCGGGCGGGGCCGGCGGAAACCGACCCACTCCGGGCATGATGCCTAACCGCACCGAACGTCCCGCACCCGCTGGCGCAGGACGTCCTGGCGGCGGAGCCCGCGGCCCGGGCCGTCCGGGCGGGGCTCCCGGCACCGGTGCTCCCGGTGCCGGTGGCGGCGCTCCGGCCGGCGGTGGCTTCGGCAAGGGTGGCCGCGGTCGCGGCGGTACGCAGGGTGCTTTCGGTAAGGGCGGTGCAGGCCGTGGCAAGCAGCGCAAGTCGAAGCGTGCCAAGCGCCAGGAACTCGAGCAGATGAGTGCTCCGTCGCTGGGTGGCGTTAGTGTGCCCCGCGGCGACGGCAACACGGTAGTCCGGCTTCGCCGTGGCTCGTCCATCACGGACTTCGCCGACAAGATCGAGGCGAACCCCGCAGCGCTGGTGACCGTCCTCTTCCACCTCGGCGAAATGGCTACGGCCACGCAGTCGCTGGATGAAGAGACCTTCGCCCTGCTGGGCGAGGAGCTTGGCTACAAGCTCCAGGTTGTGTCCCCGGAGGACGAGGAGCGCGACCTGCTCTCCGGCTTCGACATCGACTTCGATGCCGAGCTGGAAGCCGAAGGCGACGAGGAACTCGAGGCACGTCCTCCGGTTGTCACCGTCATGGGTCACGTTGACCACGGTAAGACCCGCCTGCTCGATGCCATCCGCAAGTCCGACGTTATGGCGGGCGAGCACGGCGGTATCACGCAGCACATCGGTGCCTACCAGGTCACCCACGAGCATGAGGGTACCGATCGCAAGATCACCTTCATCGATACTCCGGGCCACGAGGCGTTCACCGCCATGCGTGCCCGTGGTGCGAAGGTGACCGACATCGCGATCCTGGTTGTAGCAGCGGACGACGGCGTGATGCCGCAGACCGTTGAGGCCCTCAACCACGCCCAGGCGGCCAACGTGCCGATCGTTGTGGCCGTGAACAAGATCGACAAGGAAGGCGCCAACCCGGAAAAGGTCCGCGGCCAGCTGACCGAGTACGGGCTGGTTCCGGAAGAGTACGGTGGCGACACCATGTTCGTGGAGGTCTCTGCGCGTCAGAACCTGAATATCGACGAACTGCTCGAGGCTGTCCTGCTGACCGCAGACGCAGCCTTGGACATGCGCGCCAACCCGAACAAGGACGCCCGCGGTATTGCGATTGAAGCCAACCTGGACAAGGGCCGCGGCGCGGTTGCTACCGTCCTGGTTCAGTCCGGTACCCTGCACATCGGCGACACCATCGTGGCAGGCACGGCCCACGGCCGCGTCCGTGCGATGTTCGACGATGATGGCAGTGCACTGACCGAGGCCGGCCCGTCCCGCCCCGTGCAGGTGCTGGGTCTGTCCAACGTCCCGCGCGCCGGTGACACCTTCTTTGTGACCGCTGACGAGCGCACCGCCCGCCAGATCGCCGAGAAGCGTGAAGCTGCGGACCGCAACGCGGCCCTGGCCAAGCGCCGCAAGCGCATCAGCCTGGAAGACTTCGACCAGGCCGTCGCCGACGGCAAGATCGACACCCTCAACCTCATCCTCAAGGGTGATGTGTCAGGTGCCGTGGAAGCCCTCGAAGACGCGCTGCTCAAGATCGACGTCGGCGAGGGTGTCCAGCTGCGCGTTATCCACCGCGGTGTCGGTGCGATCACGCAGAACGACGTCAACCTGGCTACCGTCGACAGCGCCGTTATCATCGGCTTCAACGTCAAGCCCGCCGAGCGTGTTGCCGAACTGGCAGACCGCGAAGGCGTGGACATGCGCTTCTACTCCGTCATCTACGCAGCAATTGATGACATTGAGGCAGCCCTCAAGGGCATGCTCAAGCCGGAGTACGAAGAGGTCCAGCTTGGTACCGCCGAGGTCCGCGAAGTGTTCCGTTCCTCCAAGTTCGGCAACATTGCAGGCTCGATCGTTCGCTCGGGTGTTATCCGACGCAACGCCAAGGCCCGGGTCACGCGCGACGGAAAGATCATCGGCAACAACCTTGCCGTTGAGACGCTCAAGCGCTTCAAGGACGACGCCACCGAGGTCCGCACGGACTTCGAGTGTGGTATCGGTCTTGGCTCGTTCAACGACATCACCGAAGGTGACATCATCGAGACCTTCGAGATGCGCGAAAAGCCGCGCGTCTAAGATGTCTTAGCGTTACAGGTGCAGTAAAGGTGCGGGGCCGTTGGATTCTTCCGGCGGCCCCGCCCCTGCGCTGGGCGGCCAACGTCTGACGACGTCGGCCGCCCAGCTCCGGCAGCGGCGTCAGCCTTCCCAATGCTCGCAAGTTCGCATCGGGTCCCCCGGCTGCCACCTTGGATGCCACCCAGGCCGCCGGAAGAATCCAACGGGAGTCCGTCGTAGACTCGCCTTAGGCGCGTGGCAACAAACCGAACCTGTGTACTTCAGCCGCTAACGCGCCGTCGTACATCCAAATTTTTAGGAGTGGAAATGGCTGATCCCGCACGGGCTGCCAAGTTGGCGCAGCGGATTAAGGTTGTTGTTGCCGAGGCACTGGGCCGGAGGGTGAAGGATCCCAGGCTGGAAGGCGTCACTGTCACCGATGCGCGGGTGACCAACGATCTTCAGCATGCAACGATCTACTACACCGTATTCGGCGACGAGCTGGTCCAGGCCGAGGCTGCCAAGGGCCTTGAGAAGGCCAAGGGCGTGCTGCGGCAGGAAGTCGGCCGGAACGTCACTGTCCGGTTGACCCCGACGCTCGAATTCGTGGCGGACCAGATTCCGGTCAATGCTTCCAACCTGGAGGAACTGCTGCGGGCGGCAAAAAAGCGTGATGCCGAGGTGGCGGCTCTCGCCGCCAGCGCGAAGCACGCCGGCGACGCCGACCCGTACAAGAGTGATACTCCGCAGGATATCGAGCTCGACGAGGACGACTTCGACGAAGAGGAACTTGACCTCATCGCCGAAGGCGACGTCGACGAGGACAGCGGTAAGTAGTTCAGCAACAATGCAGCGCTGCAGAAGAATGGCCGGCCCCGGTTGGGGCCGGCCATCCTTTTGAGCTTTTGCCATGGCCGGGAGGACTTTGGACTCTAGGCCCGCTGCCGGCGGTGGCGTCCGATGGAACCATGACTGCGGGGACTGAAGAAAGAGGTGGGCCGTGGGTTCCAGCCTGATCCCGTGTCCCCACTGCGGGAAGACCAACAGGATTCCGGCATCGGCCGCCGGGCACCCGCGCTGCGGAAATTGCCGCAAGGACCTGCCCTGGATTGTCGCCGCAGGGGACGCGGACTTCGCGCTCATCGCCGAGCAGTCCTCGACGCCGGCCCTCATCGACTTCTGGGCAGCATGGTGCGGACCGTGCCGTATGGTCAGCCCCGTGCTGGACAAGCTGGCCCAGGAACGGGCCGGCGGGGTCAAACTCGTTAAGGTTGACGTCGACTCGGCGCCGGCACTCTCGCGGCGCTTCGAGATCCAGTCGATCCCCACCATGCTGCTGATCAGGGACGGGAAAGTAGTGGCCCGCCAGACCGGGGCGCCGCCCGCAGCAGCCCTGCGCCAATGGCTCGACAACGCGATGGCGGCGGGTCACCCCTAGCCGAAGGCGGTACCTGCCAGTGCCCGTTCAGTGATGTGCGTTCAGTGATGCCCGTTCGGTGGCGCCGGCTCGGTGGCGCCCCTTCAACGGCGCCGGCCGCGGGCTCCCAAGCCACCCAGGAGGGGCGAGCCCATGCCCAGGAGGAAGCCGACGTCGTACCAGTTACCGGCGCGAGCCGTGTTGTAGAAGGGGAATTCGCTCCACTGCCCAAAGACATGGACGATCAGCACTACCCATGCCGTGACCCCGTTCCAAATACCCCATAGCAGGTCCTGCCACCACATGTTTACTCCTTGACCGAACCGTCATCCGGGACCGCACGTCCCGGGACCGGCGCGAAATGCCCGCGTTGCGTTCAGGCTAGGCGCTGCGGCACAGCCGCGGTAGGGCACAGCGACCCTACAACCTACGGTGCCGGCAACCGAATGTCAGCTGGCCCGGGTCGGGAGCCGGTTGAGGCCTTCCACCAGCTCGGCCTGGCTGCTGCAAAGCGCAATCCGGATCCAACCCTCGCCGATCGAACCGAACGCGGTGCCGGGGGCGAAGGCCACACCGGAATCGGCCAGGAAGCTCCGGACCCAGCCCCGGACATCGCCACCACTGACATGGGACACATCGGCCCAAAGGTAGAACGCGCCTTGCGCCGTGAGGAACGGAATGCCCTTGGACTCCAACACCGTGCCGGCAGCATCCCGGTTGGCCCGGTAGTGCGCACGGGCGTGGCTTACGTACTCCTGCGGGCCGGTGAGCGCC
This genomic window from Arthrobacter sp. EM1 contains:
- the rimP gene encoding ribosome maturation factor RimP; the protein is MTNAEATTSTDRTGTGKADAAPAHNFEAERLHALLEPEVLANRLYLEDVSIHVAGANRVVHVVVDLPQDETGGVGLDVIAEISKSLSDILDNDPSTDARPYELEVSSPGVGRPLTEERHWHRARGRMVKVNVLQGENVTGRVRSVDDAGVTLVPEITVKKGMKPKQGEPMKLPFDRIRSGKVEIEFSHLEEAGLENAHNGPSEEA
- the nusA gene encoding transcription termination factor NusA encodes the protein MDIDMSALRLLEREREIPLDLLIPTIEQALLVAYHKTAGAFETARAELDRKSGHVTIWATEIDDDGAPIGEFEDTPAGFGRIAASTARQIILQRLRDAEDDNVLGQFKGREGELVAGTIQQGNNPHMIQVNLGTVEALLPPPEQVPGEKYTHGNRLRAFVIDVHRGTKGPSITLSRSHPGLVRKLFEMEVPEIADHSVEIVALAREAGHRTKMAVKANMPGINAKGACIGEMGSRVRAVMNELNDEKIDIVDYSDDPATFIASALSPSRVNSVTITDEATRSARVVVPDYQLSLAIGKEGQNARLAAKLTGWRIDIVSDAAVNRDK
- a CDS encoding YlxR family protein — protein: MQHLEHQPQRTCIGCRKTGARSELLRLVIDGSGSSAVIVDERRRMAGRGAWLHPSEKCLALAVKRRAFGRALNGAAGTADVERRIMAGTQAVDTPVAAATTVQPESGSEN
- the infB gene encoding translation initiation factor IF-2, whose protein sequence is MAKVRVHELAKELGITSKDAVTKLQELGEFVRSASSTIEAPVVRKLRNAFPDAASAAKSEAPASTPKAPASPAATVPAPAPGPAAPKAADTTKTEAPAPAAAAPAPSAPQAAPAAAPAAPAAQAPSAPAAPSTGAKPGARPAPKAETPAAPARQGGSAPRPGGPRPGNNPFATSQGMPRGRGGDNERPSRPGNNPFAPSQGMPRPGGNRTEGERPGGPRPAAGAGGPRPGAPRTGGAPGARPGAPRPAGAAGAGRPGGAGGNRPTPGMMPNRTERPAPAGAGRPGGGARGPGRPGGAPGTGAPGAGGGAPAGGGFGKGGRGRGGTQGAFGKGGAGRGKQRKSKRAKRQELEQMSAPSLGGVSVPRGDGNTVVRLRRGSSITDFADKIEANPAALVTVLFHLGEMATATQSLDEETFALLGEELGYKLQVVSPEDEERDLLSGFDIDFDAELEAEGDEELEARPPVVTVMGHVDHGKTRLLDAIRKSDVMAGEHGGITQHIGAYQVTHEHEGTDRKITFIDTPGHEAFTAMRARGAKVTDIAILVVAADDGVMPQTVEALNHAQAANVPIVVAVNKIDKEGANPEKVRGQLTEYGLVPEEYGGDTMFVEVSARQNLNIDELLEAVLLTADAALDMRANPNKDARGIAIEANLDKGRGAVATVLVQSGTLHIGDTIVAGTAHGRVRAMFDDDGSALTEAGPSRPVQVLGLSNVPRAGDTFFVTADERTARQIAEKREAADRNAALAKRRKRISLEDFDQAVADGKIDTLNLILKGDVSGAVEALEDALLKIDVGEGVQLRVIHRGVGAITQNDVNLATVDSAVIIGFNVKPAERVAELADREGVDMRFYSVIYAAIDDIEAALKGMLKPEYEEVQLGTAEVREVFRSSKFGNIAGSIVRSGVIRRNAKARVTRDGKIIGNNLAVETLKRFKDDATEVRTDFECGIGLGSFNDITEGDIIETFEMREKPRV
- the rbfA gene encoding 30S ribosome-binding factor RbfA, yielding MADPARAAKLAQRIKVVVAEALGRRVKDPRLEGVTVTDARVTNDLQHATIYYTVFGDELVQAEAAKGLEKAKGVLRQEVGRNVTVRLTPTLEFVADQIPVNASNLEELLRAAKKRDAEVAALAASAKHAGDADPYKSDTPQDIELDEDDFDEEELDLIAEGDVDEDSGK
- the trxA gene encoding thioredoxin, with product MGSSLIPCPHCGKTNRIPASAAGHPRCGNCRKDLPWIVAAGDADFALIAEQSSTPALIDFWAAWCGPCRMVSPVLDKLAQERAGGVKLVKVDVDSAPALSRRFEIQSIPTMLLIRDGKVVARQTGAPPAAALRQWLDNAMAAGHP